A segment of the uncultured Methanobrevibacter sp. genome:
GCACTTCAGAAGAGTTGCTTATTCCACTATTCGTAGAATTATGGGAGCAGGAGCTCAAGGTGTAGAAGTAACCATTTCTGGTAAAATCAGAGGTTCCAGATCTGCTGTAGCTAAATTTGTTGAAGGATACATTAAAAAATGTGGAGAACCTTCAATCAGATTTGTAGAAGAAGGCTTCGCTACTGCTGAATTAAAACCTGGTGTTTTAGGTATTTATGTAAGAATTATGCCTCCAGAAACTGTATTACCTGATTCTGTAGAAATCCTTCCTCCAAAAGTCATCATTGAAGAAGATGGTGAAGTAATTGAAGAAGAAATCGATGTTGAAACCGAAGAAATCATCGAAGAAGAAATCATTGAGGAAGTTGAAGATTTAGAAGAATTAGAAGAAGTTGTTGAAGAAGAATCTACTGAAGAAGTAGAAGAAGATGATAGTTAGATACATAAATTTAATTATCTGAAAAGAGTTGGAACAATGGCGATTTTAAGAAGTAAAGAAATTTGGGACATGGAAGTTGATGAGATTCAAGAAAAACTCGTTGAACTCAGAACTGAATTATCCAAAAATGTTTCTAAAAATGCAGCTGCCGGGGTAGTAGAAAACCCTGGAAAAATTAGAGAATTGAAAAGAACAATTGCTCGTGTTCTTACAATATTGAATGAAAAACAGAAGGAGAATTAAATGTCAAAAATCTGTGATGTATGTGGGCTTCCTGAAGAACTT
Coding sequences within it:
- a CDS encoding 30S ribosomal protein S3; translated protein: MIEKDFVQEGLRRTRIDEYLEKELERAGYGGMEVQITPLGTMVVVYAERPGMVIGRGGKNVRTITNTLKTQFGLDNPQIEVKEVEVPELNPKIMAYKISNMLQRGMHFRRVAYSTIRRIMGAGAQGVEVTISGKIRGSRSAVAKFVEGYIKKCGEPSIRFVEEGFATAELKPGVLGIYVRIMPPETVLPDSVEILPPKVIIEEDGEVIEEEIDVETEEIIEEEIIEEVEDLEELEEVVEEESTEEVEEDDS
- the rpmC gene encoding 50S ribosomal protein L29; this encodes MAILRSKEIWDMEVDEIQEKLVELRTELSKNVSKNAAAGVVENPGKIRELKRTIARVLTILNEKQKEN